From Argopecten irradians isolate NY chromosome 2, Ai_NY, whole genome shotgun sequence, the proteins below share one genomic window:
- the LOC138315087 gene encoding suppressor of tumorigenicity 14 protein homolog, translated as MEYKTEVRCLQFWVLAFSVGTTLAFYLIADYYMDPGVSNAFGGICNKHVEDACAYVNSHINPLYMWDYDDNVDCIMTLDAGSMASAKFKVEWHHFNVQHSTSCTADYLSIYDADMTDISNSSALIGKFCGGVVNITGYPTQRYLTLQFHTDGSGNDIGWRLRATRYESPPCQDDEYLCPSENICIDGRLKCDGTYQCADLTDENDCTFTEEFIGAFLALGMGGLVGVGIGCIGGCVAIWVVVGAFTCCKKCCKTCCFKCCCWWPCCKGRCGNPPANSKVGPQEEGADWGDDCNKPAMEDDIAIVDEDADLSNENEVKSESNLGEEAGEEAVETIEDVNESVAVDGGRYTSMSGVGTTKEEGLTQVV; from the exons ATGGAATACAAAACTGAGGTCCGATGCCTACAGTTCTGGGTTCTCGCCTTCTCGGTAGGAACCACGCTGGCTTTCTACCTCATCGCCGATT ATTATATGGATCCAGGTGTAAGCAATGCTTTCGGCGGAATATGCAACAAACATGTAGAGGACGCATGTGCTTACGTAAACAGCCACATCAATCCCCTTTACATGTGGGACTATGATGACAACGTAGATTGTATAATGACGCTGGACGCGGGTAGTATGGCAAGTGCAAA GTTTAAGGTGGAATGGCACCATTTCAATGTACAGCACTCCACCTCCTGTACCGCTGActacctgtccatctatgatgCCGACATGACCGATATCTCCAATAGTTCCGCTCTGATTGGTAAATTCTGTGGAGGAGTGGTAAATATCACCGGGTACCCCACACAACGCTATCTCACACTACAGTTCCACACTGATGGCTCAGGCAATGACATCGGCTGGAGACTCAGAGCAACACGTTACGAGTCAC CTCCATGTCAGGATGATGAATATCTATGCCCAAGTGAGAACATCTGTATCGATGGTCGGCTGAAGTGTGACGGAACCTATCAATGCGCTGATCTGACGGACGAGAACGActgtacat TCACTGAGGAGTTTATAGGCGCCTTCCTCGCCCTGGGAATGGGTGGTTTGGTGGGTGTCGGTATAGGCTGTATCGGAGGATGTGTAGCTATCTGGGTTGTGGTTGGAGCGTTCACCTGCTGTAAGAAATGCTGTAAGACTTGCTGCTTCAAATGCTGCTGCTGGTGGCCTTGCTGTAAAGGACGATGTGGCAACCCTCCAGCTAACTCCAAGGTAGGTCCGCAGGAGGAAGGAGCGGACTGGGGCGACGATTGTAATAAACCAGCCATGGAAGACGATATAGCAATAGTGGACGAGGACGCCGACCTCAGCAACGAAAACGAGGTGAAAAGTGAAAGTAATCTAGGAGAGGAAGCAGGAGAGGAAGCAGTGGAAACAATCGAGGATGTGAACGAATCTGTAGCAGTCGACGGTGGACGTTACACTTCCATGTCTGGTGTGGGAACAACCAAAGAAGAGGGACTCACGCAAGTCGTTTAG